A window of Rhododendron vialii isolate Sample 1 chromosome 11a, ASM3025357v1 contains these coding sequences:
- the LOC131307036 gene encoding uncharacterized protein LOC131307036: protein MLRIGNFNVRHELVDQGSSTEVMYYSLFKDLKISDTDLRPSEVPLIGFNGASVWPLGMITLPVHCGSMIIDMEFMVVDVPSSYNAIVGRTWLQKLKAIASTYH, encoded by the coding sequence atgCTACGCATCGGAAACTTTAACGTCCGGCACGAACTCGTGGACCAAGGCAGCTCGACCGAGGTCATGTACTATTCTCTGTTCAAGGATTTGAAGATCTCAGACACtgacctccgtccctccgaagtcCCCCTCATTGGGTTCAACGGGGCCTCGGTATGGCCTCTCGGCATGATCACTCTTCCCGTCCATTGCGGATCGATGATCATTGACATGGAGTTTATGGTGGTCGATGTTCCTAGCTCTTACAACGCAATTGTCGGGCGCACCTGGCTCCAAAAGCTGAAGGCTATCGCCTCCACTTATCACTAG